One segment of Candidatus Goldiibacteriota bacterium DNA contains the following:
- a CDS encoding M23 family metallopeptidase, protein MKLKKREKHLTIMLVPDDNSKVVSVRLSGIVFAALLLLWVSGIAVSAFIISRHANYRATIEYNKYLNQKHKVFTAEVLRAREAVKRISELDGQLRGMLKLKSREGIIKYTGFGGPTNIDSQMLEKHIKDRDSSIETDSFALAAKFIDEESRKSEQSYQQIIKYITEQRARMTAVPSGWPVKGWITAGFGSRMDPFTGALTFHEGVDIANDEGTPIKAQADGVITGAGFERGYGNVVLINHANGYTTRYGHLRNFVVTKGQHIKKGQILGYMGSTGRSTASHLHYEVRLNGVAVNPVRYMREETALNK, encoded by the coding sequence ATGAAGCTTAAAAAGAGGGAAAAGCATCTGACAATTATGCTTGTTCCCGACGACAATTCTAAAGTGGTAAGTGTCAGATTAAGCGGAATCGTTTTTGCCGCACTTTTATTATTATGGGTGTCCGGAATAGCTGTTTCCGCTTTTATCATATCAAGGCATGCCAATTACAGGGCCACAATTGAATACAACAAATACCTTAATCAGAAGCATAAAGTTTTCACCGCGGAAGTCTTAAGGGCCAGGGAAGCTGTAAAAAGAATTTCAGAGCTTGACGGGCAGCTTAGGGGAATGCTTAAACTGAAAAGCAGGGAAGGCATAATTAAATATACAGGTTTCGGCGGGCCCACAAATATAGATTCGCAGATGCTTGAAAAGCACATTAAAGACAGGGACAGCAGCATAGAAACAGATTCATTCGCGCTTGCCGCGAAATTTATTGACGAAGAGTCGCGAAAGTCAGAGCAGAGCTACCAGCAGATAATAAAATACATAACCGAACAGCGGGCAAGGATGACAGCTGTGCCTTCGGGTTGGCCCGTTAAAGGCTGGATAACCGCGGGTTTTGGTTCAAGAATGGACCCTTTTACAGGCGCGCTTACTTTTCATGAAGGTGTGGATATAGCAAATGATGAAGGCACGCCGATTAAGGCGCAGGCAGACGGCGTTATTACAGGCGCCGGGTTTGAGCGCGGATATGGTAATGTTGTCCTTATAAATCACGCGAACGGTTATACCACCCGTTACGGGCATTTAAGAAATTTTGTGGTGACAAAAGGGCAGCATATTAAGAAAGGGCAGATACTTGGATATATGGGCAGCACCGGAAGGTCAACCGCTTCGCATCTTCATTATGAAGTAAGGCTTAACGGAGTTGCGGTTAACCCTGTAAGATATATGCGCGAAGAAACCGCGCTTAATAAATAA
- a CDS encoding polymer-forming cytoskeletal protein, whose amino-acid sequence MFSSSNVATVIARDCEVKGNINTKGTIRIDGKVEGNVTTDAGVIIGENAVIKGDVECKFAVIAGKVTGDVIAAAKLELMHTGKLYGDIKTPKIVMAEGVIFEGSCEMESAAQK is encoded by the coding sequence ATGTTTTCATCATCAAATGTGGCCACTGTTATTGCCAGGGATTGTGAAGTAAAAGGCAATATAAATACCAAAGGCACAATACGCATAGACGGCAAAGTGGAAGGCAATGTCACAACTGATGCCGGAGTCATAATAGGCGAAAACGCGGTTATTAAAGGCGATGTTGAATGCAAATTTGCCGTAATCGCGGGCAAGGTAACGGGCGATGTAATTGCCGCGGCAAAACTTGAACTTATGCATACCGGAAAACTTTACGGAGACATTAAAACCCCAAAGATAGTCATGGCGGAAGGCGTAATATTTGAAGGCAGCTGTGAAATGGAATCTGCCGCGCAGAAATAA
- a CDS encoding glutamate--tRNA ligase: MTMIKVRFAPSPTGYLHIGGARTALFNYLFAKRQGGKFVLRIEDTDKERSTKESEQEILDSLKWLGLDWDEGPGKSADDSMYYQTKRLDVYHKHAEKLIADGKAYKCFCTKEELDAERKKAEAEKRAFKYDSRCALLTPEQVKANEAAGKTYTVRLKVPKDGEVIVEDMIRGDVKTANSVLDDMIILRADGMPIYNFVVVVDDADMGITHVIRGEDHLSNTPKQIHMYKALGYQVPKFAHIPLILGRDKSKLSKRHGETAVLNYRKMGYLKEAMVNYLAFLGWSPESGKDIMTMEELISEFDLTRVHKAGAMFDDQKLQWINGMYIRKKSIDELTDLCIPQLINDGYITQAEAVSKRDYLKKVVAVQQEKLKLINEIGALSSYFFRDDVEMQPEAQKVWEKNSEERLKVLEVLLKIVEEEGTEDKAKVEERVRVDMEAAGIKSKVYMHVIRVALSGVTQGPGLFDLVEIVGKDRCVKRIKKLMV, translated from the coding sequence ATTACAATGATTAAAGTCCGTTTTGCGCCAAGCCCCACAGGATACCTTCACATAGGCGGTGCAAGGACCGCGCTTTTTAATTACCTTTTTGCCAAAAGGCAGGGTGGTAAATTTGTGTTAAGAATAGAAGACACGGATAAAGAACGTTCCACAAAAGAGTCGGAACAGGAAATACTTGATTCTTTAAAATGGCTTGGCCTGGACTGGGATGAGGGCCCCGGAAAAAGCGCGGATGATTCCATGTATTACCAGACTAAAAGGCTTGATGTATATCATAAACACGCGGAAAAATTAATCGCGGACGGCAAGGCGTATAAATGTTTCTGCACAAAAGAAGAACTTGATGCCGAAAGAAAAAAAGCGGAGGCTGAAAAAAGGGCTTTTAAATATGACAGCAGATGCGCGCTTTTAACGCCGGAGCAGGTAAAAGCAAATGAAGCTGCGGGTAAAACATATACTGTAAGGTTAAAAGTACCCAAAGACGGCGAAGTAATAGTGGAAGACATGATAAGGGGCGATGTGAAAACAGCCAATTCCGTTTTGGATGACATGATAATTTTGCGCGCGGACGGCATGCCTATTTATAATTTTGTAGTCGTGGTGGACGACGCGGATATGGGTATTACCCACGTCATACGCGGCGAAGACCACCTTTCAAACACACCAAAGCAGATACATATGTACAAAGCGCTGGGATATCAGGTGCCAAAATTCGCGCACATCCCCCTGATACTGGGAAGGGACAAAAGCAAGCTTTCCAAAAGGCACGGCGAAACAGCGGTATTAAATTACAGAAAAATGGGTTATTTAAAAGAGGCAATGGTTAACTATCTTGCATTTTTAGGCTGGTCGCCGGAATCAGGCAAGGACATTATGACAATGGAAGAATTAATATCCGAATTTGACCTTACGCGCGTGCACAAAGCGGGCGCCATGTTTGACGACCAGAAACTTCAGTGGATTAACGGCATGTATATAAGAAAGAAAAGTATTGATGAATTAACAGACCTTTGCATTCCGCAGCTTATAAATGACGGGTATATAACGCAGGCAGAAGCGGTGTCAAAAAGGGATTATCTTAAAAAAGTGGTTGCAGTACAGCAGGAAAAATTAAAACTGATAAACGAAATCGGAGCGCTGTCGTCGTACTTTTTTAGGGATGATGTTGAAATGCAGCCGGAAGCGCAAAAGGTATGGGAAAAGAATTCGGAAGAGCGCTTAAAAGTGCTTGAAGTGTTATTGAAAATAGTTGAAGAAGAAGGAACGGAAGATAAAGCCAAAGTTGAAGAACGCGTAAGGGTGGATATGGAAGCCGCGGGCATAAAATCAAAAGTGTACATGCATGTGATAAGGGTTGCGTTAAGCGGTGTCACGCAGGGGCCGGGATTGTTTGACTTAGTTGAAATTGTGGGTAAAGACAGGTGCGTAAAAAGAATTAAAAAGTTAATGGTTTAA
- a CDS encoding nitroreductase family protein, with protein MQNAIQIMKDRASWRTFKDMDIEQEKINALKQAIEGDKTGPFGAKVRMVLVDIEAVDADKAMKLGTYGTIEGAKVFITAAAEKKDKSLADVGYILEEVILLCTSLGLGTCWMGVTYDKAGFSAAMNLKENEELIAVTPVGYAVEKRRLKDKAMRVFVKSDTRKHWNMLFFEGDFTKSLNKEASGGFEQALECVRIGPSASNQQPWRIIKAGNTFHFYLEYTPAYKFQFGQTIDIGIAMKHFELACNELGIKGKWQFAKPAIECGEKKYYSTYVTE; from the coding sequence ATGCAGAACGCAATTCAGATAATGAAAGACAGGGCTTCGTGGCGCACGTTTAAGGATATGGACATAGAACAGGAAAAAATAAACGCGTTAAAGCAGGCAATTGAAGGGGATAAAACAGGCCCTTTTGGCGCTAAAGTCCGCATGGTACTGGTGGATATAGAAGCTGTGGATGCTGATAAGGCGATGAAACTGGGAACTTACGGGACAATTGAAGGGGCAAAAGTATTTATTACAGCGGCTGCGGAGAAAAAAGACAAATCGCTTGCGGATGTAGGTTATATTCTTGAAGAAGTGATACTTTTATGCACATCACTGGGATTGGGTACGTGCTGGATGGGTGTAACATACGATAAAGCTGGTTTCAGCGCTGCCATGAACCTTAAAGAAAATGAAGAGTTGATAGCGGTAACGCCTGTGGGTTACGCCGTGGAAAAAAGGCGGCTTAAAGATAAAGCCATGAGGGTCTTTGTAAAATCTGACACGCGTAAACACTGGAATATGCTGTTTTTTGAAGGTGATTTTACAAAATCTTTAAATAAAGAAGCCTCGGGCGGGTTTGAGCAGGCTCTTGAATGCGTAAGAATAGGCCCTTCGGCATCCAACCAGCAGCCGTGGAGAATTATAAAAGCCGGCAATACATTTCATTTTTATCTTGAATATACACCCGCGTATAAATTTCAGTTTGGGCAGACAATAGACATTGGCATAGCCATGAAACACTTTGAACTTGCCTGCAATGAACTTGGGATAAAAGGAAAGTGGCAGTTTGCCAAACCGGCAATAGAATGCGGGGAGAAAAAGTATTATTCCACGTACGTCACGGAATAG